The following are encoded in a window of Castanea sativa cultivar Marrone di Chiusa Pesio chromosome 9, ASM4071231v1 genomic DNA:
- the LOC142609549 gene encoding solute carrier family 40 member 1-like isoform X1 gives MEREPLLAKQEKPLLDTQHNSIPSSLFTYLYVGHFLARWGARMWEFSVGLYMINIWPNSLLFAAIYGVAEASSTVLFGAIVGQWVDRLTYVQVLRLWLIAQNLAYIIAGGTVIALLKFSFLKSTNFTAFIFLVILTNVSGAIAALSTLAGTILIEREWVVVISEGHPPETLTKLNSIIRRIDLISKLGAPVLSGFVISFVSLTSSAVSLALWNAITIWVEYWLFISVYNGIPALGESSQRRVSRLSPSVEETESLLSDDGGNSALAEESCFMSIFGWIPCFDAWKVYWQQDVVLPGLALALLYFTVLSFGTLMTATLEWEGVPAYVIGLARGVSAVIGIAATVVYPILQSRISTLRTGLWSIWFQWFCLILCVSSIFVQNGLLSAYMLMAGVATSRLGLWMFDLSVIQQMQDRVPESDRGVVGGVQNSLQSILDLMTYVMGIIISNPQDFWQLILISFMLVTLAALLYTVHIYRVRKHLFHFEKLFSWIQWSIRSPEKAEMHTQVEKVEVLASNES, from the exons ATGGAGAGAGAACCACTTCTAGCGAAGCAAGAAAAACCTTTATTAGATACTCAACACAATTCTATCCCTTCTTCACTTTTCACGTACTTGTACGTTGGTCACTTTTTGGCCAGATGGGGTGCCAG GATGTGGGAATTCTCTGTTGGTTTATACATGATCAACATTTGGCCAAACTCTTTACTTTTTGCAGCTATCTATGGTGTGGCAGAAGCTTCTTCTACCGTACTCTTCGGTGCCATTGTTGGACAATGGGTGGATAGGTTGACATATGTACAG GTTCTCCGACTTTGGTTGATAGCACAAAATCTCGCTTATATAATTGCTGGAGGCACAGTAATTGCACTGCTGAAATTTTCATTCTTGAAGTCCACAAATTTTACAgccttcatctttcttgtgataTTAACCAACGTCTCCGGAGCAATTGCAGCACTTTCAACCCTCGCTGGTACCATCTTGATTGAAAGGGAATG GGTGGTTGTGATATCAGAAGGCCATCCTCCAGAAACGCTGACAAAGCTGAATTCAATTATCAGGCGAATTGATCTAATAAGCAAGCTAGGAGCTCCTGTATTATCTGGCTTTGTTATCAGCTTTGTGTCACTAACATCATCTGCTGTGTCTTTAGCACTGTGGAATGCTATTACTATTTGGGTGGAATATTGGCTTTTTATCTCTGTATATAATGGGATACCTGCTTTAGGTGAAAGTAGCCAAAGGAGGGTCTCAAGACTTTCACCTAGTGTTGAAGAGACAGAAAGCTTGCTTTCTGATGATGGAGGCAATTCAGCATTGGCAGAGGAAAGCTGTTTCATGAGTATATTTGGATGGATCCCTTGTTTTGATGCATGGAAAGTGTATTGGCAACAAGATGTTGTGCTCCCTGGATTAGCTCTGGCTTTGCTCTATTTCACCGTCCTTAG CTTTGGAACTTTGATGACGGCTACTTTAGAATGGGAAGGTGTACCTGCTTATGTTATAGGGTTAGCACGTGGAGTAAGTGCTGTGATTGGAATAGCTGCAACAGTTGTATACCCAATATTACAATCTCGCATTTCAACACTTAGAACTGGACTCTGGTCTATCTGGTTTCAG TGGTTCTGCCTTATACTATGTGTTTCTTCAATATTTGTGCAAAACGGCCTTTTATCAGCGTATATGCTGATGGCTGGAGTAGCAACATCTCGGCTTGGTTTGTGGATGTTTGACTTATCTGTCATCCAACAAATGCAG GATCGTGTTCCTGAATCTGATCGCGGTGTTGTGGGAGGAGTTCAGAACTCTCTGCAGTCTATTTTAGATTTGATGACTTATGTCATGGGAATAATTATCTCCAATCCCCAG GATTTCTGGCAGTTGATTTTGATATCCTTTATGCTGGTGACATTGGCTGCATTGCTCTATACTGTACATATCTACCGTGTCCGGAAGCACCTCTTCCACTTTGAGAAGTTATTTTCATGGATTCAATGGTCAATAAGATCACCTGAAAAGGCTGAAATGCATACTCAAGTTGAAAAGGTAGAGGTTCTTGCGTCTAATGAGTCATGA
- the LOC142609549 gene encoding solute carrier family 40 member 2-like isoform X2, translated as MAGKFIFGIFVLLKYLSDRPSQLFMLLQNTTMCWKVLRLWLIAQNLAYIIAGGTVIALLKFSFLKSTNFTAFIFLVILTNVSGAIAALSTLAGTILIEREWVVVISEGHPPETLTKLNSIIRRIDLISKLGAPVLSGFVISFVSLTSSAVSLALWNAITIWVEYWLFISVYNGIPALGESSQRRVSRLSPSVEETESLLSDDGGNSALAEESCFMSIFGWIPCFDAWKVYWQQDVVLPGLALALLYFTVLSFGTLMTATLEWEGVPAYVIGLARGVSAVIGIAATVVYPILQSRISTLRTGLWSIWFQWFCLILCVSSIFVQNGLLSAYMLMAGVATSRLGLWMFDLSVIQQMQDRVPESDRGVVGGVQNSLQSILDLMTYVMGIIISNPQDFWQLILISFMLVTLAALLYTVHIYRVRKHLFHFEKLFSWIQWSIRSPEKAEMHTQVEKVEVLASNES; from the exons ATGGCTGGCAAGTTCATTTTTGGCATATTTGTTCTGCTTAAATACCTTTCAGACAGGCCCTCCCAACTCTTTATGTTATTGCAGAACACAACAATGTGTTGGAAG GTTCTCCGACTTTGGTTGATAGCACAAAATCTCGCTTATATAATTGCTGGAGGCACAGTAATTGCACTGCTGAAATTTTCATTCTTGAAGTCCACAAATTTTACAgccttcatctttcttgtgataTTAACCAACGTCTCCGGAGCAATTGCAGCACTTTCAACCCTCGCTGGTACCATCTTGATTGAAAGGGAATG GGTGGTTGTGATATCAGAAGGCCATCCTCCAGAAACGCTGACAAAGCTGAATTCAATTATCAGGCGAATTGATCTAATAAGCAAGCTAGGAGCTCCTGTATTATCTGGCTTTGTTATCAGCTTTGTGTCACTAACATCATCTGCTGTGTCTTTAGCACTGTGGAATGCTATTACTATTTGGGTGGAATATTGGCTTTTTATCTCTGTATATAATGGGATACCTGCTTTAGGTGAAAGTAGCCAAAGGAGGGTCTCAAGACTTTCACCTAGTGTTGAAGAGACAGAAAGCTTGCTTTCTGATGATGGAGGCAATTCAGCATTGGCAGAGGAAAGCTGTTTCATGAGTATATTTGGATGGATCCCTTGTTTTGATGCATGGAAAGTGTATTGGCAACAAGATGTTGTGCTCCCTGGATTAGCTCTGGCTTTGCTCTATTTCACCGTCCTTAG CTTTGGAACTTTGATGACGGCTACTTTAGAATGGGAAGGTGTACCTGCTTATGTTATAGGGTTAGCACGTGGAGTAAGTGCTGTGATTGGAATAGCTGCAACAGTTGTATACCCAATATTACAATCTCGCATTTCAACACTTAGAACTGGACTCTGGTCTATCTGGTTTCAG TGGTTCTGCCTTATACTATGTGTTTCTTCAATATTTGTGCAAAACGGCCTTTTATCAGCGTATATGCTGATGGCTGGAGTAGCAACATCTCGGCTTGGTTTGTGGATGTTTGACTTATCTGTCATCCAACAAATGCAG GATCGTGTTCCTGAATCTGATCGCGGTGTTGTGGGAGGAGTTCAGAACTCTCTGCAGTCTATTTTAGATTTGATGACTTATGTCATGGGAATAATTATCTCCAATCCCCAG GATTTCTGGCAGTTGATTTTGATATCCTTTATGCTGGTGACATTGGCTGCATTGCTCTATACTGTACATATCTACCGTGTCCGGAAGCACCTCTTCCACTTTGAGAAGTTATTTTCATGGATTCAATGGTCAATAAGATCACCTGAAAAGGCTGAAATGCATACTCAAGTTGAAAAGGTAGAGGTTCTTGCGTCTAATGAGTCATGA
- the LOC142609525 gene encoding uncharacterized protein LOC142609525 produces MSSSNNNNNNDVSSSNTRLPLSEVVSDCVKRWFKDTLKEAKAGDINMQILVAQMYYSGYGISRDAQKGRIWMTRASRTRSSVWKVSDKHPGYNASDSDSDELKGDS; encoded by the exons ATGTcgagcagcaacaacaacaacaacaatgacgTGAGTAGTAGCAATACGAGGTTGCCGTTGTCGGAGGTTGTGTCGGACTGTGTGAAGCGGTGGTTTAAGGACACGTTGAAGGAAGCAAAGGCTGGAGATATCAACATGCAGATCTTGGTGGCCCAGATGTATTATAGCGGTTATGGCATATCCAGAGATGCCCAGAAG GGAAGAATTTGGATGACAAGGGCATCAAGAACTCGGTCTTCTGTTTGGAAAGTTAGTGATAAGCATCCAG GTTATAATGCCAGTGATTCAGATTCAGACGAATTGAAGGGTGATTCTTAG
- the LOC142610278 gene encoding protein SCAR2: MPLTRYQVRSEFSLADPELYRAADRDDPEALLEGVAMAGLVGVLRQLGDLAEFAAEIFHDLHEEVMATAARGHGLMARVQQLEAEVPSIEKEFLSQTSHSLFFSNAGVDWHPNLRAEQNLITRGDLPRFVMDSYEECRGPPRLFLLDKFDVAGAGACLKRYTDPSFFKAEAASSGKATEVQREKKNRKVKKKGSRWRNGETPEVQPASHAKLHQLFLEERIENTFSDPARLVKLKKRQLNGYPFDSKTGRSYMEKFLETHTAEHEVVHEKSITSPLKLTMDNNSDSGLEILEISTVSPVKKSSQGKESACSSPNAQEEVSEPYMEKFNGDVIGGKFVQVSEPGNDGDTNDISSSSLHKVAVEKELAVDGDLRTEGSVDGYNSDDLASEIDNYMDALNTIESEIETENEYRPENDQGFFTVKEDGRDSDENEENLELQAQFSDSQSFGNSSVSDYGNGSFKNNRSSFSDSDTLSSLAEHTASGGDGVAKVFPSSETCAAESVDNPSSQLMDKLEGTKSHDFSVPNGTRIEEDKIPDVGEASCSSCLTDSKPVLLPSDHGVHLSLDTLVGPEVEDATSDSIKIGSKLSENENGTNLVDSRAVVSDVLSQDIHDICLVSSVESHLDIEEPNVVSDALLHSSDVSKPTLEIERSKFSLNEALQAESADEEYSENLSDEKIASPHLSSPKENQLHCSASPQEVCSDLIPPTCSSDLIELDDIVSKADDALMASGINSAPMVETQKMHNYEEQEFLDLMDDVPELKLASAEFVVPYSDKKSDIDGISREDGEEIGTPTCSVKVVEDDPGPLELPSDNPNYLCHKDGANLDAVVNKPVITDESMSAAAVTSADGDLDGVIKPVITDEFVSAAAVTSADGDLDDVIKPVITDESVSDTSADGDLDDVTKLVITDESVSAAAVTSADGDLDDVIKPVITDESVSVTSADGDLDDVTKLVITDESVSAAAVTNADADLDDVIPKSPDLDCSPSGNHINLEESLSGFSDSNQKGLEFNEAASPECLTETMTQKEVNQLEVSPVDTTLKLLSSDHCNLRMFGDVHESSLGKETEHSSSDNDVTRAPTYLVPSNEQSESKSPHQSYLFENNKDEVSSLICYLPEPGVPLEKPLQFKADQAEVESLPEDEATSNSLKLQSEQLPSPSHVDQERCEQTQSSNHLQESCFNTPSESCAEHLPCQLSASEFLPQSAGLEPDGTKQAMNSLQCALPSFGLLPVAAQVNLEEMPPLPPLPPMQWRMGKAQNASLASDRDLVEASQHVFPPLQPFNYEKAQFGFPASKTGNLQHHNPFLPITAVEDENSQQVSEQVESNLAQPIPFSFQLPTMDGEADSQHNCLSLEGTQTLNPFLTSPAIPNEGPEYGFLALEGEKALSSSNPFSPIPTIEYATPKHDFESSQEKQMKPLNQLEPEIGPEDKTLQPSLQNYSEGVQQNPFDTSIPPQTIGAEQPPQALLSSEITQVPGTEEGKPNGNPAIKIPRPRSPLIDAVAAHDKSKLRKVAERVRPQIGPKVDERDSLLEQIRTKSFNLKPAVPTRPSIHGPKTNLKVAAILEKAKTIRQAFAGSDEDDSDGWSDC, encoded by the exons GTTCGCTGCTGAGATATTCCATGACTTGCATGAAGAAGTAATGGCTACAGCTGCAAGAGGACATGGTCTTATGGCTCGTGTTCAACAGCTTGAGGCAGAAGTTCCTTCAATTGAGAAGGAATTTCTATCCCAAACAAGTCATTCATTATTCTTTTCCAATGCAG GTGTTGATTGGCATCCTAATCTGCGTGCCGAACAGAATCTGATAACTCGTGGGGACTTACCTCGCTTTGTAATGGACTCTTATGAAGAATGCCGGGGCCCTCCACGGTTATTTTTGCTGGACAA GTTTGATGTTGCGGGGGCTGGAGCGTGTTTAAAGCGCTATACTGATCCATCTTTCTTTAAAGCGGAAGCAGCATCCTCTGGAAAAGCAACAGAAGTtcagagggaaaagaaaaaccgCAAAGTGAAG AAAAAAGGATCACGCTGGAGAAATGGAGAAACACCTGAAGTCCAACCCGCATCTCATGCTAA ATTGCATCAGTTGTTTCTGGAGGAACGCATTGAGAATACTTTTAGTGACCCTGCGCGTCTTGTGAAGTTGaagaaaaggcaattgaatGGATATCCATTTGACTCAAAAACTGGGAGAAGTTACATGGAGAAATTCCTGGAGACTCATACTGCTGAGCATGAGGTGGTTCATGAAAAATCTATCACTTCCCCCTTGAAATTGACAATGGATAATAATAGTGATTCAGGGCTTGAAATACTTGAAATCAGTACTGTGAGTCCTGTAAAGAAATCATCGCAAGGAAAGGAAAGTGCATGTTCCTCACCTAATGCACAGGAGGAAGTTTCAGAACCATACATGGAGAAGTTTAACGGGGATGTCATTGGTGGAAAATTTGTACAGGTGTCTGAACCAGGCAATGATGGTGATACCAATGACATTTCTTCTTCCAGCCTCCATAAGGTAGCAGTTGAAAAGGAATTGGCAGTTGATGGAGACCTCAGAACAGAAGGCAGTGTAGATGGGTACAATTCTGATGATTTGGCCAGTGAGATAGACAATTACATGGATGCCCTTAACACCATAGAGTCAGAAATTGAAACAGAAAACGAGTATAGACCTGAGAATGACCAGGGCTTCTTCACTGTTAAGGAAGATGGGAGAGATTCtgatgaaaatgaagaaaatctGGAGCTCCAGGCTCAATTTTCAGATTCTCAATCATTTGGAAACTCCTCTGTGTCAGATTATGGGAATGGTTCGTTCAAGAATAATAGATCCAGTTTTTCCGACTCTGATACACTAAGCAGTTTGGCTGAGCATACGGCATCTGGTGGTGATGGAGTGGCTAAAGTGTTTCCGTCTTCTGAAACTTGTGCAGCTGAGAGTGTGGACAACCCTTCCAGCCAGCTAATGGATAAGTTGGAGGGAACCAAATCTCATGATTTTTCAGTGCCAAATGGTACACGCATTGAGGAAGACAAGATCCCTGATGTTGGAGAAGCATCATGTAGCTCATGTCTTACAGATTCCAAACCTGTACTACTGCCTTCAGATCATGGAGTACACTTGTCACTAGATACATTGGTGGGTCCTGAAGTAGAGGATGCAACCTCTGACTCTATTAAGATTGGTTCCAAATTATCAGAAAATGAAAATGGGACAAATCTAGTTGATTCTAGAGCTGTTGTCTCTGATGTTCTGTCTCAGGATATTCATGATATTTGCTTGGTAAGTTCTGTTGAAAGCCATCTGGACATTGAAGAACCAAATGTTGTTTCTGATGCTTTGCTGCATTCGTCGGATGTTTCAAAGCCGACTTTGGAAATTGAAAGGAGCAAGTTTTCTCTTAATGAAGCACTTCAAGCAGAATCTGCAGATGAAGAATATTCTGAAAATCTCTCGGATGAAAAGATTGCTTCACCTCATTTAAGTTCTCCTAAAGAAAATCAGCTCCATTGCTCAGCCTCACCACAAGAAGTGTGTTCAGATTTGATACCTCCTACTTGTTCTTCAGATCTTATAGAGCTTGATGACATAGTTTCCAAAGCTGATGATGCTCTTATGGCGAGTGGAATCAACTCAGCTCCTATGGTTGAAACTCAAAAGATGCACAACTATGAGGAGCAGGAGTTTTTAGATTTAATGGATGATGTTCCAGAACTTAAACTTGCTTCTGCAGAATTTGTTGTTCCATATTCTGACAAGAAATCAGATATTGATGGGATTTCAAGGGAAGATGGTGAGGAAATAGGTACACCCACATGCAGTGTCAAGGTTGTGGAAGATGACCCTGGTCCTCTTGAACTTCCATCTGACAATCCAAATTATCTATGCCACAAGGATGGTGCGAACTTAGATGCTGTAGTAAATAAACCAGTTATAACTGATGAATCTATGTCGGCTGCTGCTGTCACCAGTGCAGATGGTGATCTCGATGGTGTAATTAAACCAGTTATAACTGATGAATTTGTGTCCGCTGCTGCTGTCACCAGTGCAGATGGTGATCTCGATGATGTAATTAAACCAGTTATAACTGATGAATCTGTGTCAGACACAAGTGCAGATGGTGATCTCGATGATGTAACTAAACTAGTTATAACTGATGAATCTGTGTCAGCTGCTGCTGTCACCAGTGCAGATGGTGATCTTGATGATGTAATTAAACCAGTTATAACTGATGAATCTGTGTCAGTCACAAGTGCAGATGGTGATCTCGATGATGTAACTAAACTAGTTATAACTGATGAATCTGTGTCAGCTGCTGCTGTCACCAACGCAGATGCTGATCTCGATGATGTTATTCCTAAATCTCCAGATCTAGATTGTTCTCCATCTGGGAATCATATAAATTTGGAAGAATCTCTTTCTGGATTTTCTGATTCCAATCAGAAAGGGTTGGAATTTAATGAGGCAGCTTCTCCAGAATGTCTTACAGAAACCATGACACAAAAAGAAGTgaatcaactagaagtttctcCTGTAGATACCACATTGAAATTGCTGTCTTCTGACCATTGCAATTTAAGAATGTTTGGTGATGTTCATGAGTCATCTCTGGGCAAAGAAACTGAACACAGTTCGTCTGACAATGATGTCACCAGAGCCCCAACGTATTTAGTACCAAGCAATGAACAGTCAGAATCAAAATCCCCCCATCAGAGTTATCTTTTCGAGAATAATAAGGATGAGGTGTCTTCACTTATCTGCTACCTCCCTGAGCCAGGAGTTCCTTTAGAGAAGCCATTGCAGTTCAAAGCTGATCAAGCTGAAGTGGAAAGTTTGCCAGAAGATGAAGCAACTTCTAACTCTTTAAAACTTCAATCTGAACAATTGCCTTCTCCAAGTCACGTAGATCAGGAGAGATGTGAACAGACCCAATCTTCAAATCACTTACAGGAAAGCTGCTTTAACACTCCTTCTGAATCTTGTGCAGAACACCTTCCATGCCAACTTTCAGCATCGGAATTCTTACCGCAGTCAGCTGGCCTGGAACCTGATGGTACTAAGCAAGCAATGAATTCATTACAGTGTGCCCTTCCTAGCTTTGGCCTGCTCCCTGTGGCAGCTCAAGTTAATCTGGAGGAGATGCCACCATTGCCGCCTCTTCCTCCTATGCAATGGAGGATGGGGAAGGCTCAAAATGCTTCCCTTGCTTCTGACAGAGATTTGGTTGAGGCAAGTCAGCATGTGTTTCCACCGTTACAGCCATTCAATTACGAGAAAGCTCAATTTGGATTTCCAGCATCCAAGACAGGGAATTTGCAGCATCATAACCCGTTTTTGCCTATCACAGCTGTTGAAGATGAGAATTCTCAACAAGTTTCTGAACAAGTGGAGAGTAATTTGGCACAACCAATTCCATTCTCTTTTCAATTGCCAACCATGGATGGTGAGGCTGATAGTCAACACAATTGCCTATCTTTAGAGGGAACACAAACCCTGAATCCATTCTTAACATCACCAGCAATACCTAATGAAGGGCCTGAATATGGTTTCCTTGCTTTAGAAGGAGAAAAAGCTCTATCTAGCTCAAACCCATTCTCACCAATACCTACCATTGAATATGCGACTCCTAAACATGATTTTGAATCTTCACAAGAAAAACAGATGAAGCCTCTCAACCAATTAGAACCAGAGATTGGGCCAGAGGATAAAACACTTCAACCCTCTCTGCAAAATTATTCAGAAGGGGTCCAACAAAATCCTTTTGACACATCTATTCCACCACAAACCATAGGAGCAGAACAGCCTCCGCAGGCTTTGTTGAGTTCAGAAATTACTCAAGTACCAGGCACTGAAGAAGGAAAGCCAAACGGAAATCCAGCAATTAAGATTCCTCGACCTCGAAGTCCTCTCATTGATGCGGTTGCTGCTCATGACAAAAGCAAG TTGAGAAAGGTAGCTGAACGGGTTAGGCCTCAAATTGGACCAAAGGTAGATGAAAGAGATTCATTGCTGGAACAGATAAGAACAAAG TCCTTCAACTTGAAGCCTGCAGTGCCGACAAGACCCAGCATTCATGGTCCTAAAACCAATCTGAAGGTTGCCGCTATCTTGGAGAAAGCAAAAACAATACgccag GCATTTGCTGGAAGTGATGAAGATGATTCAGATGGTTGGAGTGACTGCTGA